A part of Citrifermentans bremense genomic DNA contains:
- a CDS encoding SH3 domain-containing protein: MKKTTVALLLLALAAAPALGAEKRWVVSEGTELKAEQSVSAAKVAELPVGAELTLVEGAGRWLKVQSADGKEGWVYAGRVSDTQPVAEVGGGEGLFGDSLQKSQINTAKADSARSIRGLSPEVAQYAKQRGTPEALKKELDKILSRKVSDKEVRTFLKEGKIGEYAQ; encoded by the coding sequence ATGAAAAAGACGACAGTGGCGCTCTTGCTCCTGGCACTGGCCGCGGCGCCGGCGCTTGGCGCGGAGAAGCGCTGGGTGGTGAGCGAGGGGACGGAGCTCAAGGCCGAGCAGTCGGTGAGCGCGGCGAAGGTGGCCGAGCTGCCGGTGGGTGCGGAGCTCACCCTGGTGGAGGGGGCGGGGCGCTGGCTCAAGGTGCAAAGCGCCGACGGGAAAGAGGGATGGGTCTACGCCGGGCGCGTCTCCGACACCCAACCGGTCGCCGAGGTGGGAGGGGGCGAAGGGCTCTTCGGCGATTCGCTGCAGAAAAGCCAGATAAACACGGCCAAGGCCGACAGCGCCCGCAGCATCCGCGGCCTCTCTCCCGAGGTGGCCCAGTACGCGAAGCAACGGGGGACCCCGGAGGCTCTCAAGAAGGAATTGGACAAGATCCTTTCCCGCAAGGTGAGCGACAAGGAAGTGAGGACCTTCCTCAAGGAAGGCAAAATCGGCGAGTACGCCCAATAA
- a CDS encoding M48 family metallopeptidase, whose product MRTSTMSLFFALACLCSVEAHAGWQDKLQNLMNPESREGKILSGATQVVSSSQEMSYSTERTVGESLALESMQRFGKPVPNEALQKYVNLVGNAVARNSRRSTIPYQFVVLDSPVRNAFAAPGGMIFVSRGLLDVVDNEAELAAVLAHEVGHVAEKHALKSIRRAQFLQGVGTISAATMKGGDGKKFESMIGDLQSTLFDKGLDQGMEYEADLAALETAYRTGYDPAAMVSVLQKLKKLEASDSGKGSWFSTHPPLDERIARLSSRLEKYPDHASLAKVPARFAKYVKVAKKGK is encoded by the coding sequence ATGAGAACTTCAACCATGTCGCTGTTTTTTGCGCTCGCCTGCCTCTGCTCCGTCGAGGCGCACGCCGGTTGGCAGGACAAGCTGCAAAACCTGATGAACCCCGAGTCGCGGGAGGGAAAGATCCTCTCCGGCGCGACCCAGGTCGTCTCGAGCTCCCAGGAGATGAGCTACTCGACCGAGCGGACAGTAGGGGAGAGCCTGGCGCTTGAGAGCATGCAGCGCTTCGGCAAGCCGGTGCCGAACGAGGCGCTGCAAAAGTACGTGAACCTGGTGGGGAACGCGGTGGCAAGGAACAGCCGGCGCTCCACCATCCCTTACCAGTTCGTGGTGCTGGACAGCCCGGTCCGCAACGCCTTCGCCGCCCCCGGCGGGATGATCTTCGTGAGCCGCGGCCTTTTGGACGTGGTCGACAACGAGGCCGAACTCGCGGCGGTTCTGGCGCACGAGGTAGGTCACGTGGCTGAAAAGCACGCACTGAAGAGCATCCGGCGCGCCCAGTTCCTGCAGGGGGTCGGGACCATCTCCGCCGCCACCATGAAGGGGGGGGACGGCAAGAAGTTCGAATCCATGATCGGCGACCTGCAGTCGACGCTCTTCGACAAGGGGCTGGACCAGGGGATGGAATACGAGGCGGACCTGGCCGCTTTGGAGACCGCCTACCGCACCGGGTACGACCCTGCCGCGATGGTCAGCGTGCTCCAGAAGCTGAAGAAACTTGAGGCAAGCGATTCAGGGAAGGGGTCCTGGTTCTCCACGCACCCCCCCCTGGACGAGCGCATTGCACGCCTTTCTTCCCGCCTGGAGAAGTACCCGGACCATGCCTCTTTGGCAAAAGTCCCGGCCCGATTCGCGAAATATGTCAAAGTCGCCAAGAAGGGAAAGTAA
- a CDS encoding ABC transporter substrate-binding protein → MQRAAIILILSLLVLGCQSKTNPETLRPIPVRLAYTEQPNCALVHLAVAKGYFQEEGVLLQPVVVGFGKQAIASVIEGKADLATAAETPFVFAALEGQPVSLVAGIFSSGKSNGVVAKGIDIPEELRGKRIAYTPGTTSEVFLDSFLMASRIARKEVTLVALAPQQIPAALSSGEVDAACTWNPILKQAATGVGAAASVFFDPYLFTLTYVLAGSRSYIDANQDLVRRVLRALLKAEAYASLHPEESRTLVAAALKLTPELLREFWNESRLKVSLDHSLLLSLEEESRWALRRKLVPQGPMPNYLDYIDVRPLQEVKPQAINIKKVSQ, encoded by the coding sequence ATGCAAAGAGCTGCGATCATCCTGATTTTGTCATTGCTGGTCCTCGGTTGCCAGTCAAAGACCAATCCCGAGACTTTGCGGCCTATTCCCGTGCGGCTTGCCTACACCGAGCAGCCCAATTGCGCGCTGGTGCACCTGGCGGTGGCCAAGGGATATTTCCAGGAGGAGGGCGTGCTGTTGCAGCCGGTGGTAGTCGGCTTCGGGAAACAGGCGATTGCCTCCGTTATAGAGGGTAAGGCCGACCTCGCGACGGCGGCCGAGACCCCATTCGTCTTTGCCGCGCTCGAAGGGCAACCGGTCTCCCTGGTCGCCGGCATCTTCTCCTCCGGGAAGAGCAACGGCGTCGTCGCCAAGGGGATCGACATCCCGGAAGAGTTGCGCGGCAAGCGCATAGCGTACACCCCGGGCACCACTTCCGAAGTGTTTCTGGACTCTTTCCTGATGGCGTCCCGGATCGCGCGAAAGGAGGTGACCCTGGTAGCCTTGGCCCCGCAGCAGATACCTGCTGCACTGAGCTCAGGCGAGGTGGACGCGGCCTGCACCTGGAATCCCATCCTGAAGCAGGCAGCAACAGGAGTTGGCGCCGCCGCGAGCGTCTTTTTCGATCCCTACCTCTTTACCTTGACCTACGTGCTGGCTGGAAGCCGCAGCTACATCGACGCCAACCAGGATCTTGTGCGGCGCGTGCTGCGCGCCCTCTTGAAGGCGGAGGCTTATGCTTCCCTGCATCCCGAAGAGTCCCGGACTCTGGTGGCCGCAGCCCTGAAGCTGACCCCCGAGCTCCTGAGGGAGTTCTGGAACGAAAGCAGGCTGAAGGTTTCCCTTGACCACTCGCTGCTTCTGTCGCTTGAGGAGGAGAGCCGGTGGGCGCTCAGGCGCAAGCTGGTCCCGCAGGGGCCCATGCCCAACTACCTGGATTACATCGACGTCAGGCCGCTGCAGGAGGTGAAGCCTCAAGCGATCAACATCAAAAAGGTGAGCCAGTGA
- a CDS encoding PAS domain-containing protein, with product MTFAERMKISSIMFFALLVFGVALLFWSSEELNSARQNDVLSDDIQTVVFERATLRDEYFLYGLERARVQWFDLNRDADGLIRRGGERFHTQKERQVLEKVRVDFSESVLVSQRLVELLRGKWGPELDNAHHDELASRLYSQIMLKDSALQQSASQLQQLTRQRYDRANFRSILLTFAFVLLVVAAGRANAFFINSLLRRRLQLLNEGVARIASGDFSHRMECRGSDELAVFSQVFNSVLDKVQDYTGQLKKSHDLLNDLSSQVPGILFQAQITPAGVFSTPYVSRGVDDLCHGNAAAPAQALDQLFERFQPEKYQTIVGTFLNSADTLQPWEHEFRITLPDGRIRWLRGQARPMRLPDGGTLWHGFISDITESKGVEEALARSESRYRMKLQELTNIYTHTPVGLFAVDREMRYLRLNERMASYNCRPMDEHIGKTIDEVHPPEFVAALKEMWRPVLEKSESLFDLEVQGQEEWPSGLRHWLMSFQPLIADTGAVIGLTGSVMDITERKVAEQVLLGARQHLEREVQLRTAKLSLTNEHLMQEIEVRKKVEVELLAQQQKLQDMAHDISMAEERERDRIASELHDQVGQRLILAKIKLDSLASKLPLGECEAEAIGVETLIEQTLQDIRSLTFQLRPPLLATAGLEAALRWLGEELQADFGLEVAFSDDGKDKPLRYEVRSTVFQAVRELLLNVAKHAGTKKCRVRFSRVGERIAIEVEDDGVGFRQGASDGATARSGGFGLSNVRQKIGHLGGVFSIESRPQGGTRAAIEVPVEIENG from the coding sequence GTGACCTTTGCCGAGCGGATGAAAATCAGCTCCATCATGTTCTTCGCGCTCCTCGTGTTCGGGGTGGCTCTTCTGTTCTGGTCTTCGGAGGAGTTGAACTCGGCCCGGCAAAACGACGTGCTCTCGGACGACATCCAGACCGTTGTCTTCGAGCGGGCCACGCTGCGCGACGAATATTTTCTCTACGGACTGGAGCGCGCCAGGGTGCAGTGGTTCGACCTGAATCGCGATGCGGACGGCTTGATCCGGCGGGGAGGCGAGCGCTTCCACACGCAGAAAGAGCGTCAGGTTCTGGAAAAGGTGCGGGTCGACTTCAGTGAATCGGTACTGGTTTCGCAGAGGCTGGTCGAACTGTTGCGGGGAAAGTGGGGCCCGGAACTGGATAACGCCCACCACGACGAACTAGCCAGCCGGCTCTACAGTCAGATCATGCTCAAGGATTCCGCCCTGCAGCAATCCGCTTCCCAGCTGCAGCAGCTGACCCGGCAGCGTTACGACAGGGCGAACTTTCGGTCCATCTTGCTCACTTTCGCTTTCGTCCTCCTCGTGGTCGCAGCCGGGAGGGCCAACGCCTTTTTCATCAACTCCCTTTTGCGCCGCAGGCTGCAGCTTTTGAACGAAGGGGTGGCGAGGATTGCATCGGGGGACTTCAGCCACAGGATGGAGTGCCGGGGAAGCGACGAGCTGGCAGTTTTCAGCCAGGTCTTCAACAGCGTCCTCGACAAGGTCCAGGACTACACCGGCCAGCTGAAAAAAAGCCACGACCTGTTGAACGACCTCTCCAGCCAGGTTCCCGGCATCCTGTTTCAGGCCCAAATCACCCCCGCCGGCGTCTTCAGCACCCCCTACGTGAGCCGCGGGGTGGACGACCTGTGCCATGGAAACGCTGCGGCGCCTGCCCAGGCGCTGGACCAGCTCTTCGAGCGGTTCCAGCCCGAGAAGTACCAGACGATCGTCGGGACCTTTCTCAACTCGGCCGACACGCTGCAGCCCTGGGAGCACGAGTTCAGGATCACCTTGCCGGACGGGAGGATCCGGTGGCTGCGCGGCCAGGCGCGCCCCATGAGGCTTCCCGACGGGGGGACCCTCTGGCACGGCTTCATCTCCGACATCACGGAGAGCAAGGGGGTAGAGGAGGCGCTCGCCCGAAGCGAGAGCCGCTACCGGATGAAGCTGCAGGAGTTGACCAACATCTACACCCACACCCCGGTCGGCCTCTTCGCAGTGGATCGGGAGATGCGCTACCTGCGCCTCAACGAGCGGATGGCCAGCTACAACTGCAGGCCTATGGACGAGCATATCGGCAAAACCATCGACGAGGTGCACCCCCCGGAGTTCGTCGCCGCCCTGAAGGAGATGTGGCGCCCGGTCCTTGAGAAGAGTGAGTCCCTCTTTGACCTGGAGGTCCAGGGGCAGGAGGAGTGGCCCAGCGGCCTGCGCCACTGGCTGATGAGCTTCCAGCCCCTCATAGCCGACACCGGGGCGGTCATCGGCCTCACCGGCTCGGTGATGGACATAACGGAGCGCAAGGTAGCCGAACAGGTGCTGCTGGGAGCGAGACAGCACCTGGAGCGGGAGGTGCAGCTCAGAACGGCGAAGCTCTCCCTCACCAACGAGCACCTGATGCAGGAGATCGAGGTGCGCAAGAAGGTGGAGGTGGAACTGCTGGCCCAGCAGCAAAAGCTGCAGGACATGGCCCACGACATTTCCATGGCCGAGGAGCGGGAGCGCGACCGGATCGCCAGCGAACTGCACGACCAGGTGGGACAGCGCCTGATCCTCGCCAAGATCAAGCTCGACTCCCTGGCGAGCAAGCTCCCCCTGGGGGAGTGCGAGGCGGAGGCGATAGGGGTGGAGACGCTGATCGAGCAGACCCTCCAGGACATACGCTCGCTCACCTTTCAGCTACGTCCTCCTCTTTTGGCCACCGCCGGCCTTGAAGCCGCCCTGCGCTGGCTGGGGGAGGAACTGCAAGCAGACTTCGGGCTGGAGGTTGCGTTCAGCGACGACGGCAAGGACAAGCCGCTCCGTTACGAGGTCCGCTCCACCGTGTTCCAGGCGGTGCGCGAGTTGCTGCTGAACGTCGCCAAGCACGCCGGCACCAAGAAATGCCGGGTACGCTTCAGCAGGGTCGGGGAGCGCATCGCGATCGAGGTGGAGGACGACGGTGTAGGATTCAGGCAGGGCGCGAGCGACGGCGCCACTGCCAGAAGCGGCGGGTTCGGGCTCTCGAACGTCCGCCAGAAAATAGGTCATCTGGGTGGGGTGTTCAGCATCGAATCCAGGCCGCAGGGAGGCACCAGGGCTGCCATCGAGGTTCCCGTGGAGATAGAGAACGGATAG
- a CDS encoding response regulator transcription factor: MSMKVLIVDDHAIVRQGLRVLIDKEQDMEVTAEAATGVEAIQMARENRPDVIVMDITMPDLNGIDATRAIVSEWPQARVLALSMESDRRFVVEVLKAGANGYVLKDSAFAELATAIRVVAAGETYLPSRVTTLLIKEYLQRIPDEVPATYENLSQREREILQLIADGKNAKEIAFSFGVSVKTVENQRHSIMKKLDLFSIAELTKYAVRQGLTSLN, from the coding sequence ATGAGCATGAAGGTATTGATCGTGGACGACCACGCCATAGTGAGGCAGGGGCTGCGTGTGCTGATCGACAAGGAACAGGATATGGAGGTGACGGCGGAGGCGGCGACCGGCGTCGAGGCGATCCAGATGGCCCGCGAGAACCGTCCCGACGTCATCGTCATGGACATCACCATGCCTGACCTAAACGGCATCGACGCAACGCGCGCCATCGTCTCCGAGTGGCCGCAGGCGCGGGTGCTGGCGCTCTCCATGGAATCGGACCGCCGCTTCGTAGTCGAGGTGCTGAAGGCCGGCGCGAACGGCTACGTTCTCAAGGACTCGGCCTTCGCCGAGCTGGCCACCGCGATCCGTGTCGTGGCCGCTGGCGAAACCTATCTCCCCTCCCGGGTAACCACGCTTTTGATCAAGGAGTACCTGCAGCGGATCCCGGACGAGGTGCCGGCCACCTACGAGAACCTCTCGCAGCGGGAAAGGGAGATCCTGCAACTGATCGCCGACGGCAAAAACGCGAAGGAGATAGCCTTCAGCTTCGGGGTCAGCGTGAAGACCGTGGAGAACCAGCGCCACAGCATCATGAAAAAGCTCGACCTGTTCAGCATCGCAGAACTGACCAAGTACGCAGTACGCCAGGGACTCACCTCGCTCAATTGA